The proteins below come from a single Rhizobium sp. BT04 genomic window:
- a CDS encoding ABC transporter ATP-binding protein — protein MSISDAIYRPFETLIRPLDIPYRPLPSKGPVMVLLHFISMFRGVLIALAFCSMVFEVINLTIVWGLSVIVDGVTQQGASTFLRDEWLLLTILGFLIFPVMPIVSFMLNTLNSHTLGIGMPAAIQWQGHKAVERQDLAFFHDLYAGQVSSRLQQVSSAVQQQILAAFQSIPRFLTQLVGSVILLSALAWQLALPVVIWIVLNVIFTARIVPIFVERSRRTAKQRSLVAGAITDLYTNMQMIKQFAAEDSEAGAIRRIIGKAVQTQHSEQRIYRSSELTVVVLNTLLWLTMLAIGFSGLVKGFLTVGEFVGAVYILNRLSSQIFVFLQMGQQIFQAIGTIKDAMPVMTTPPTITDRTDAKDLVVERGEIRFEDVGFAYKSGKPVIDELSLTIRPGEKVGLVGLSGAGKTTLANLLLRFYDIGNGAILIDGQDIRAVTQTSLRRAIGVIAQDVALLHRSVGDNIRYGRPEAATDEIEAVAKLASADAFIADLADGEGRRGYDAFVGDRGIKLSGGQRQRVAIARVLLKDAPILVLDEATSALDSESEAAIQERLNLVMEGKTVIAIAHRLSTIARMDRIIVLDRGRIVEEGRPDELVEQDGLFARLWKRQTSGFIPEEIDEALPG, from the coding sequence ATGTCGATTTCAGATGCGATCTATCGTCCCTTCGAAACCTTGATCCGGCCGCTCGATATCCCCTACCGGCCGCTGCCGTCGAAGGGGCCAGTCATGGTGCTCCTGCATTTCATCTCGATGTTTCGGGGTGTGCTGATTGCGCTGGCATTTTGCTCCATGGTGTTCGAGGTGATCAACCTGACGATCGTCTGGGGACTTTCGGTCATCGTCGATGGTGTGACGCAACAGGGCGCTTCCACCTTCCTGCGCGATGAATGGCTGCTGCTGACCATTCTCGGCTTTCTGATCTTTCCGGTCATGCCGATCGTGTCCTTCATGCTCAATACGCTGAACTCGCACACGCTCGGCATCGGCATGCCGGCCGCCATTCAGTGGCAGGGCCACAAGGCTGTCGAGCGGCAGGACCTTGCCTTCTTCCATGATCTCTATGCCGGCCAGGTTTCCTCACGGCTGCAGCAGGTCTCTTCCGCCGTCCAGCAGCAGATCCTCGCGGCCTTCCAGTCCATCCCGCGCTTCCTGACGCAGTTGGTCGGCTCCGTGATCCTGCTGAGCGCGCTGGCGTGGCAGCTTGCCCTGCCTGTTGTCATCTGGATCGTGCTCAATGTCATATTCACCGCCAGGATCGTGCCGATCTTCGTCGAGCGCTCGCGCCGCACCGCGAAGCAGCGCAGCCTGGTGGCCGGCGCCATCACCGATCTCTATACCAACATGCAGATGATCAAGCAGTTTGCGGCTGAAGATAGCGAGGCAGGCGCGATCCGCCGCATCATAGGAAAGGCTGTGCAGACGCAGCACAGCGAACAGCGCATCTATCGTTCGTCGGAATTGACGGTCGTGGTTCTCAACACGCTGCTGTGGCTGACCATGCTGGCGATCGGATTTTCCGGCCTCGTCAAAGGCTTTCTCACGGTCGGCGAATTCGTCGGCGCCGTCTACATTCTCAACCGGCTGTCGTCGCAGATCTTCGTTTTCCTGCAGATGGGCCAACAGATCTTCCAGGCGATCGGCACGATCAAGGACGCCATGCCTGTTATGACGACACCGCCCACCATCACCGACCGGACGGATGCGAAGGACCTCGTGGTCGAGCGTGGTGAAATCCGTTTCGAAGATGTCGGCTTCGCCTACAAGTCCGGCAAACCTGTCATCGATGAGTTGTCGCTGACGATCCGGCCCGGCGAAAAGGTGGGTCTGGTCGGTCTCTCCGGGGCTGGCAAGACGACGCTCGCAAACCTGCTGTTGCGCTTTTACGACATCGGCAACGGCGCGATCCTGATCGACGGGCAGGACATCCGCGCGGTCACGCAGACAAGCCTTCGCCGCGCCATCGGCGTCATCGCGCAGGATGTCGCGCTGCTGCACCGTTCTGTCGGCGACAATATCCGCTACGGCCGGCCGGAGGCGGCGACGGACGAGATCGAAGCGGTGGCGAAGTTGGCCAGCGCCGATGCCTTCATTGCCGATCTTGCCGATGGCGAGGGCCGCAGGGGTTATGATGCTTTTGTCGGCGACCGCGGCATCAAACTTTCCGGCGGCCAGCGGCAGCGGGTCGCCATCGCCCGGGTTCTCCTGAAGGACGCGCCGATCCTGGTGCTCGACGAGGCGACTTCGGCTCTCGACAGCGAATCCGAAGCCGCCATCCAGGAAAGGCTGAACCTCGTCATGGAGGGAAAGACGGTGATCGCCATTGCGCACCGCCTGTCGACCATTGCCAGGATGGACCGGATCATCGTGCTCGATCGCGGGCGGATCGTGGAGGAGGGCAGGCCGGACGAACTGGTCGAACAGGACGGCCTGTTTGCCCGCCTGTGGAAACGCCAGACCAGCGGCTTCATTCCAGAGGAGATCGACGAAGCTTTGCCGGGATAA
- a CDS encoding VOC family protein yields the protein MAKNTICVWYDKDAEAAARFYAATFPDSAVGAVIRAPGDYPDGKQGDVLVVEFTVAGIPCIGLNGGPVFKHNEAFSFQIATDDQEETDRYWNAIVGNGGQESECGWCKDKWGVSWQITPRILSEALAAGGGQAKRAFDAMMTMRKIDVAAIEAARRG from the coding sequence ATGGCAAAGAACACGATCTGCGTATGGTACGACAAGGACGCCGAGGCTGCAGCCCGCTTTTATGCCGCGACGTTTCCCGACAGCGCCGTCGGCGCCGTCATTCGTGCGCCGGGGGATTATCCCGATGGGAAGCAGGGAGACGTCCTGGTCGTGGAATTCACCGTTGCGGGTATTCCCTGCATCGGCCTGAACGGCGGTCCCGTGTTCAAACACAACGAAGCCTTCTCCTTTCAGATCGCAACCGACGATCAGGAAGAAACCGATCGTTACTGGAACGCCATCGTCGGCAATGGCGGCCAGGAAAGCGAGTGCGGCTGGTGCAAGGACAAGTGGGGTGTGTCCTGGCAGATTACGCCGCGCATCCTCTCCGAGGCGCTTGCCGCGGGTGGCGGTCAGGCAAAGCGTGCTTTCGATGCGATGATGACCATGAGGAAGATTGACGTCGCGGCGATCGAGGCCGCCCGGCGGGGCTGA
- a CDS encoding dihydrofolate reductase family protein, whose protein sequence is MSKVRVAAFSLSVDGFGAGPEQSLNDPLGQRGPEMFQWFFPTRTFRAMIGKDDGSSGVDDDYAARGMANFGAFILGRNMFGPIRGDWPDEAWKGWWGPNPPYHAPTFILTHYPREPIVMEGGTTFHFVTGGIHEALDKAKAAAGDRDVKIGGGVSTVRQYLQAGLIDELHFAISPVVLGKGEAMFTGIDLPALGFRVVEHVATEHATHIVLAK, encoded by the coding sequence ATGTCCAAAGTGCGTGTTGCAGCGTTTTCCCTTTCCGTGGATGGCTTCGGCGCCGGGCCGGAGCAGAGCTTGAACGATCCGCTCGGACAGCGGGGGCCGGAAATGTTCCAATGGTTCTTCCCCACCCGCACCTTCCGGGCGATGATCGGAAAGGACGACGGCTCTTCAGGTGTCGACGACGATTACGCCGCCCGCGGCATGGCCAATTTCGGCGCCTTCATCCTCGGACGGAACATGTTCGGCCCCATTCGCGGCGATTGGCCCGACGAGGCCTGGAAGGGCTGGTGGGGGCCGAACCCGCCCTACCACGCACCGACCTTTATCCTGACGCATTACCCGCGCGAACCGATCGTGATGGAGGGCGGCACGACGTTCCACTTCGTCACCGGTGGCATCCATGAGGCCCTCGACAAGGCGAAAGCGGCCGCAGGCGACAGGGACGTCAAGATCGGCGGCGGCGTCAGCACCGTCCGCCAATATCTGCAGGCCGGTCTGATCGACGAATTGCATTTTGCGATCTCGCCCGTCGTGCTCGGCAAGGGCGAAGCAATGTTCACAGGCATCGACTTGCCCGCCCTCGGCTTCCGCGTCGTCGAACATGTCGCAACCGAACACGCCACGCATATCGTACTGGCGAAATAA
- a CDS encoding Lrp/AsnC family transcriptional regulator yields the protein MPDMLDAIDRHILRVLQRDGRISNVELAKEVGLSPSPCLRRVRLLEEAGIIDRYVAVLDPAKVGAGLTVFARVWFKTQDAEVTLRFGEAVRRFPEVMECYLTTGECDAVLRIVTTDLRSYWRFQADHLTRIPSVLSVKTDVPMETLKRSYQLPLR from the coding sequence ATGCCAGACATGTTGGACGCGATCGATCGCCATATTCTGCGCGTGCTTCAGCGCGACGGGCGTATTTCGAATGTCGAACTGGCAAAGGAAGTGGGGCTCTCGCCTTCGCCCTGCCTGCGCCGCGTGCGCCTCTTGGAAGAGGCCGGGATCATCGATCGCTACGTCGCCGTGCTGGACCCGGCAAAGGTTGGGGCGGGGCTGACGGTTTTCGCACGCGTGTGGTTCAAGACCCAGGACGCTGAGGTGACGCTCCGCTTCGGAGAAGCCGTCAGGCGGTTTCCCGAGGTGATGGAATGTTACCTGACGACGGGGGAATGCGATGCCGTGCTTCGGATCGTCACCACCGATCTGCGCAGCTACTGGCGTTTCCAGGCCGATCACCTGACGCGCATCCCGAGCGTCCTCAGCGTCAAGACCGACGTGCCGATGGAAACACTGAAGCGGAGCTACCAACTGCCGTTGCGGTAG
- a CDS encoding histidine phosphatase family protein, whose amino-acid sequence MGRFQGQKDSPLTERGIEQAEQMARLLRKEIAGSEQSFQLHVSPLGRTQETAARIGRVLPLAARPEPRLMEVTIGSWDGMTKFEIDNEFPGMLDGSDAFDWYFKSPDGESFDDACARAEDWISGIHEPTVAISHGLFGRLVRGVYAGLSKREMLELPVPQDGFYHLCDREFCLVSASADAISLLSP is encoded by the coding sequence TTGGGTCGGTTCCAGGGCCAAAAAGATTCACCGCTGACAGAGCGCGGTATCGAACAGGCCGAACAAATGGCGAGACTTCTGAGGAAGGAAATTGCAGGCAGCGAACAATCGTTCCAGCTCCACGTCAGCCCTCTTGGCAGAACGCAGGAGACTGCGGCCCGCATCGGCCGGGTATTGCCGCTGGCGGCTCGTCCGGAACCGCGGCTCATGGAGGTGACCATCGGTTCTTGGGACGGCATGACCAAGTTCGAGATCGACAACGAGTTTCCGGGAATGCTGGACGGGTCCGACGCATTTGATTGGTATTTCAAATCTCCCGACGGAGAGAGCTTCGACGACGCCTGTGCGCGAGCAGAAGACTGGATCTCAGGCATACATGAACCAACCGTTGCGATTTCTCACGGGCTGTTCGGCAGATTGGTACGCGGCGTATATGCCGGCCTTTCAAAACGGGAAATGTTGGAACTGCCCGTTCCTCAAGACGGATTCTATCACCTTTGCGATCGTGAATTCTGTTTGGTAAGCGCTTCGGCCGATGCGATATCCCTCCTGAGTCCATAA
- a CDS encoding helix-turn-helix domain-containing GNAT family N-acetyltransferase: MVYDPVSRVRRFNRAVTSEVGALDTSFLGRGRPLGAARVLNSIGRGQADVAVIRDYLGLDSGLMSRLLRGLEEEGLIETVPNPQDARRRVARLTETGRSEFQAYEALSNAQATSFLARHRHPEELLRAMDIVASSLRRDRIVLEEKDPRHPDASYCLSEYYGELARRFEKGFEVSLSRDPDAGDMVRPRGAFLVAMLDELPIGCVGLKGSGGEVAEIKRLWVAPSARGLGLAKRLMTSAENIARALGIKRLRLDTNSALPEAQKLYRGTGWNEIDRFNDDPYPDTFFEKRL, from the coding sequence ATGGTTTACGACCCCGTCTCTCGCGTCCGTCGCTTCAACCGTGCCGTCACCTCCGAAGTCGGCGCTCTCGATACGTCTTTCCTCGGACGCGGGCGTCCGCTGGGCGCAGCTCGCGTGCTCAACTCGATCGGCCGGGGACAAGCGGATGTTGCGGTGATCCGCGATTATCTCGGCCTCGACTCGGGCTTGATGAGCCGTCTGCTGCGCGGCCTGGAAGAAGAGGGGCTCATCGAGACGGTGCCGAACCCTCAGGACGCGCGTCGCCGCGTCGCAAGATTGACCGAAACCGGCCGGTCCGAGTTTCAGGCCTATGAAGCACTTTCCAATGCGCAGGCGACATCATTTCTGGCGCGGCATCGCCACCCGGAAGAACTTCTGCGCGCCATGGATATCGTTGCTTCCTCGCTGAGACGCGACCGGATCGTGCTTGAGGAGAAAGACCCTCGCCACCCGGATGCCAGCTATTGCCTGAGCGAATATTACGGCGAACTTGCGCGCCGTTTCGAGAAAGGTTTCGAGGTATCGCTTTCGCGCGATCCCGATGCCGGGGATATGGTGCGTCCGCGTGGGGCTTTCCTAGTGGCGATGTTAGATGAGCTGCCGATCGGCTGCGTCGGGTTGAAGGGCAGTGGCGGCGAGGTCGCGGAAATCAAAAGGCTGTGGGTTGCCCCGTCCGCGCGCGGCCTTGGGCTCGCAAAACGCCTGATGACATCAGCCGAGAACATTGCCCGCGCGCTGGGTATCAAGCGCCTGCGTCTGGATACGAACAGCGCGCTGCCGGAGGCGCAGAAGCTCTATCGCGGAACCGGCTGGAATGAGATCGACCGTTTCAACGACGATCCGTACCCGGACACGTTCTTCGAGAAGCGCCTTTAG
- a CDS encoding helix-turn-helix domain-containing protein, producing the protein MDIELRSGCPINLTMEVLGDRWSLIIIRDIMFGNRRHFRELLTHSEEGIASNILAARLKRLLSLGFISKRDDPSHSQKAIYSLTEPAIQLVPIFAMIGAWGRRHLPVSEELSIRAELLEEGGPPLWDEFMEDLRQIHIVDPIGGANGTCTSPVLAKLTAAFLEVRARLSLQAP; encoded by the coding sequence GTGGATATCGAACTGCGGTCGGGCTGCCCGATCAACCTGACGATGGAAGTGCTGGGCGACCGGTGGAGCCTCATCATCATCAGGGACATCATGTTCGGCAACCGCCGCCATTTCCGCGAGCTTCTGACCCATTCGGAGGAGGGAATTGCCTCCAACATTCTCGCCGCCAGATTGAAGCGTCTGCTCTCGCTCGGGTTCATCAGCAAGCGGGACGATCCGAGCCACAGCCAGAAAGCAATCTACAGCCTGACGGAGCCGGCGATCCAGCTCGTGCCCATCTTCGCCATGATCGGCGCCTGGGGGCGGCGCCATCTGCCGGTGAGCGAGGAGCTCAGCATCCGCGCTGAGCTTCTCGAGGAAGGCGGGCCGCCGCTCTGGGACGAGTTCATGGAGGATCTCCGGCAGATCCATATCGTCGATCCGATCGGCGGCGCCAATGGCACATGCACCTCACCGGTGCTGGCGAAGCTGACGGCGGCATTCCTCGAGGTCCGCGCGAGATTGTCGTTGCAGGCGCCGTGA
- a CDS encoding argininosuccinate synthase: MAKNIKKIVLAYSGGLDTSIILKWLQETYGCEVVTFTADLGQGEELEPARAKAGVSGVKDIRIVDLREEFVRDFVFPMLRANTLYEGQYLLGSSIARPLIAKHLVAIARQVGADAVAHGATGKGNDQVRFELAVNALDPSLQVIAPWRQWNIRSRTQLLEYAEKHQIPVPSDKRGEAPFSTDANLLHTSTEGKILEDPAEVAPDYIYQRTVDPLDAPDVPESVTIGFESGNPVSLNGQAMTPATLLTELNGLGGRHGVGRLDLVENRFIGMKSRGVYETPGGTILLAAHRGIESITLDRAAGHLKDEIMPRYAELIYNGFWFAPERDMLQALIDRSQAFVSGEVTVRLYKGSASVISRTSPCSLYSADLVTFEESAVAYDHHDAEGFIRLNGLRLRSWAARNGR; the protein is encoded by the coding sequence GTGGCAAAAAACATAAAGAAAATCGTGCTCGCTTATTCGGGCGGGCTGGATACCTCGATCATCCTCAAATGGTTGCAGGAGACTTACGGATGCGAGGTCGTGACCTTCACCGCCGATCTCGGCCAGGGCGAGGAGCTCGAGCCGGCGCGGGCAAAGGCGGGAGTGTCCGGGGTCAAGGACATCCGCATTGTCGATCTACGGGAGGAATTCGTCCGCGATTTCGTCTTTCCGATGCTGCGGGCCAACACGCTCTATGAGGGACAATATCTCCTCGGCAGTTCCATCGCACGGCCGCTGATTGCCAAGCATCTGGTCGCCATAGCCCGGCAGGTTGGCGCGGATGCCGTTGCCCACGGTGCCACAGGCAAGGGCAATGACCAGGTCCGGTTCGAGCTGGCCGTCAATGCGCTCGATCCGTCGCTTCAGGTCATTGCTCCCTGGCGCCAATGGAACATCCGCTCCCGCACGCAGCTTCTCGAATATGCCGAGAAGCATCAGATCCCGGTGCCGAGCGACAAACGCGGCGAGGCGCCGTTCTCGACCGACGCCAACCTGCTGCACACCTCGACCGAAGGCAAGATCCTCGAAGATCCGGCGGAAGTGGCGCCCGATTATATCTATCAGCGCACGGTCGATCCCCTCGACGCTCCCGATGTCCCCGAGAGCGTCACCATCGGCTTCGAAAGCGGCAACCCGGTTTCCCTGAACGGCCAGGCGATGACGCCGGCAACATTGCTCACCGAACTCAATGGCCTCGGCGGCCGGCATGGCGTCGGACGGCTCGATCTCGTCGAAAACCGCTTCATCGGCATGAAGTCGAGGGGCGTCTACGAGACGCCGGGAGGCACGATCCTGCTTGCGGCGCATCGCGGCATTGAATCGATCACGCTCGATCGTGCCGCCGGACATCTGAAGGATGAGATCATGCCCCGCTACGCCGAGCTGATCTACAACGGCTTCTGGTTCGCGCCCGAGCGGGACATGTTGCAGGCGTTGATCGACCGAAGCCAGGCCTTCGTCAGCGGCGAAGTGACGGTCAGGCTCTATAAGGGAAGCGCCTCGGTCATTTCCCGCACCTCGCCCTGCTCACTCTATTCCGCCGATCTCGTCACCTTCGAGGAAAGCGCCGTCGCCTATGATCATCATGATGCCGAAGGCTTTATCAGGCTCAATGGCTTGCGGCTCAGGAGCTGGGCGGCCCGCAACGGACGATGA
- a CDS encoding phosphodiester glycosidase family protein, producing the protein MTCLKHGLLAAAIILAATLTSLHQADAQPCEQQTFEEAKYVVCTLEPGKADLRLFWKNANGAPYRAFSSLAEAVRAEGKTLAFAVNAGMYRADFSPMGLYVENARELQPANTTKAESSAGQVPNFYKKPNGVFFLGEAGAGILPTAEFLKSRPKVRFATQSGPMLVIANKLNPIFIVGSTDRTRRSGVGVCTGGIIRFAISEDGVNFHDFARLFRDHLKCPDALFLDGGRGVGLYYPALGHNDWSWHGGYGPILGLVE; encoded by the coding sequence ATGACCTGTCTCAAACACGGCTTACTCGCCGCGGCCATCATACTGGCAGCAACGCTGACATCGCTGCATCAGGCAGATGCGCAACCATGCGAGCAGCAAACCTTTGAAGAAGCAAAATACGTCGTCTGCACGCTGGAACCGGGCAAAGCCGACCTGCGATTGTTCTGGAAGAACGCCAACGGCGCGCCCTACCGCGCGTTTTCAAGCCTTGCCGAAGCCGTGCGCGCCGAGGGGAAAACCCTGGCTTTCGCCGTCAATGCCGGGATGTATCGAGCCGATTTTTCGCCGATGGGACTTTATGTCGAGAACGCCAGGGAATTGCAGCCCGCCAATACGACGAAGGCCGAAAGCAGCGCCGGTCAGGTGCCGAATTTCTACAAGAAACCGAACGGCGTGTTCTTTCTGGGTGAAGCAGGCGCCGGCATACTCCCGACAGCTGAATTTCTAAAGAGTCGGCCCAAGGTGCGGTTCGCCACACAGTCCGGCCCGATGCTTGTTATCGCCAACAAGCTGAACCCGATCTTCATCGTCGGCTCGACGGACCGAACCCGCCGAAGCGGTGTCGGCGTCTGTACGGGCGGTATAATTCGCTTCGCAATCAGCGAAGACGGGGTCAATTTCCACGATTTCGCACGGCTCTTTCGCGACCATCTGAAATGCCCCGACGCGTTGTTTCTCGATGGTGGACGCGGTGTTGGGCTTTACTATCCGGCATTGGGCCACAACGACTGGTCCTGGCACGGCGGCTACGGCCCCATCTTGGGGCTTGTCGAATAG
- a CDS encoding helix-turn-helix domain-containing protein, translating into MTAIQQAYDVYEDRCPTRLVLDRLADKWALLILDRLEGGPVRFNHIRRDIKGISQKVLSQTLRKLERDGLISRTIFPTVPVTVEYALMPLGSTLTDTVSALAHWAEKNMDAIVAAQRAYDQTHAA; encoded by the coding sequence ATGACGGCGATACAACAGGCTTACGATGTTTATGAGGATCGCTGCCCGACGCGGCTGGTGCTGGACCGGCTGGCGGATAAATGGGCACTGCTCATTCTCGACCGGCTGGAAGGCGGGCCGGTGCGTTTCAATCACATCCGCCGCGACATCAAGGGCATATCGCAGAAGGTTCTTTCGCAGACGCTGCGGAAGCTGGAGCGCGATGGGTTGATCTCGCGCACGATCTTCCCGACCGTGCCGGTGACCGTCGAATATGCGCTGATGCCGCTGGGGAGCACCCTGACGGACACCGTTTCCGCCCTTGCCCACTGGGCGGAGAAGAATATGGATGCCATCGTTGCGGCACAACGCGCTTATGACCAAACCCATGCGGCTTGA
- a CDS encoding ABC transporter permease produces MLMHHLRVLPLLVRMHVRSKMEYRGAFWLDRFAQILSYGSVFATIGILLARFDSLGGWTWPELALLFSFQLLAYSLGAAMSFVQLRELEELVRLGTYDTLLVKPFSPWAYLVFSGLNIGYAGHIILAVALMMWAVLSVDFVWSVWSTSFFIAALISATLLTGALITMIGATALIWVRSNHLFSIFFGFWELNRYPLNIFPGGIQLILITAVPLALTSSVPVGALLGKPIPILGSWAGPVSLVAGPIWVLLAIAHWRYATGKYQGAGG; encoded by the coding sequence ATGCTCATGCATCACCTGCGTGTCCTGCCGCTGCTGGTGCGGATGCACGTCCGCTCCAAGATGGAATATCGCGGCGCTTTCTGGCTCGACCGTTTTGCGCAGATCCTCTCCTATGGCAGCGTCTTCGCCACCATCGGCATCCTGCTTGCCCGCTTCGACTCGCTCGGCGGCTGGACCTGGCCGGAGCTTGCGCTGCTGTTCAGCTTCCAGCTGCTGGCTTATTCGCTCGGCGCTGCGATGAGCTTCGTGCAATTGCGCGAGCTTGAAGAACTGGTGCGGCTCGGGACTTACGACACGTTGCTGGTCAAGCCTTTCAGCCCTTGGGCCTATCTGGTCTTTTCCGGCCTCAATATCGGCTATGCCGGCCACATCATCCTCGCCGTGGCGCTGATGATGTGGGCGGTTCTGTCCGTCGACTTCGTTTGGTCGGTCTGGTCCACGTCATTCTTCATTGCAGCACTTATCAGCGCGACACTGCTGACGGGTGCGCTCATCACCATGATCGGCGCCACCGCGCTGATCTGGGTGCGGTCCAACCACTTGTTCTCGATCTTCTTCGGCTTTTGGGAATTGAACCGCTACCCGCTCAATATTTTCCCTGGCGGCATACAGCTCATCCTCATAACCGCAGTCCCGCTGGCGCTGACCAGTTCCGTTCCCGTCGGCGCCCTGCTCGGCAAGCCTATCCCGATCCTCGGGAGCTGGGCCGGGCCGGTGTCTCTTGTCGCCGGGCCGATCTGGGTGTTGCTGGCAATCGCTCACTGGCGATACGCCACCGGCAAATATCAGGGCGCCGGCGGCTGA
- a CDS encoding LysE family transporter produces MEYIDSLALLVSVYVASLVSPGPNFIIVTNTSMTVSRAAGLFAGLGLAIASLTWAVLAMAGLGFLLTHFEWLHITLQVVGALYLIWLGLKMIRGATKPLKATGPTEATWRSAMRRAYVVGMTNPKSVAFFGSIFALVIMRLSGSIASSP; encoded by the coding sequence ATGGAATATATCGATTCACTCGCATTGCTCGTCAGCGTCTACGTCGCCTCCCTTGTCAGCCCCGGACCGAATTTCATCATCGTCACCAACACCAGCATGACGGTGTCGCGCGCGGCCGGGCTCTTTGCGGGTCTCGGACTTGCGATCGCATCCCTGACCTGGGCAGTCTTGGCGATGGCGGGGCTCGGCTTTCTCCTGACGCATTTCGAATGGCTGCATATAACGTTGCAGGTGGTCGGCGCGCTGTATCTGATCTGGCTGGGTCTGAAGATGATCCGCGGCGCGACCAAGCCCCTAAAAGCGACGGGGCCGACTGAGGCCACATGGCGCTCCGCCATGCGCCGCGCTTACGTCGTCGGCATGACCAATCCGAAATCGGTGGCTTTCTTCGGCAGTATCTTTGCGCTTGTCATCATGCGCCTGTCTGGCTCTATTGCGTCATCGCCCTGA
- a CDS encoding GFA family protein, with protein MLTGSCHCGKASWTLKGDPGSITACNCTLCRRYGTLWAYDYEGERIALAGETASYTRADRDEPSLEILFCPSCACVLSWRGLRLRKDGRRRMAVNMRLAPPDLVQDLAIDHFDGLETFEDLPSKGRCVRDLWF; from the coding sequence ATGCTGACGGGCTCATGTCATTGCGGCAAGGCGAGTTGGACACTTAAGGGTGATCCGGGCTCAATCACCGCCTGCAACTGCACGCTCTGCCGGCGTTACGGCACGCTGTGGGCCTATGATTACGAAGGAGAGCGTATCGCTCTCGCCGGTGAGACCGCCTCCTACACCCGCGCCGACAGGGACGAGCCGTCTCTCGAAATATTGTTCTGCCCATCCTGCGCCTGTGTCTTGAGCTGGCGCGGCCTGCGGCTTCGAAAGGATGGCCGCCGGCGCATGGCCGTCAACATGCGGCTTGCGCCGCCGGATCTCGTTCAGGATCTGGCTATCGATCATTTCGACGGTCTGGAAACGTTTGAAGACCTTCCGTCCAAAGGACGCTGCGTGCGCGACCTCTGGTTCTGA
- a CDS encoding SDR family oxidoreductase: protein MSNKILVVGATGTVGRHVVDGLLAKGETVKAASRTGKPVTGAEGVVFDHGKPETHGPAFEGVDRAYVLLPSGYVDAKGLLLPVIEAAASRKVKVVFQSVFGVDADDSIPYRQVEIALEKSGTPYVILRPNWFADNFHTFWKPGIDHGQIALPAAEGKSSFIDARDIAASGVAALTSAAFDGKAFNLTGPEALSYTQAAAILSEVTGKPIAYNAITDEAFIGILTGAGVPADYASFLASIFYPVRQGWTAVVTGDVEKLTGKAPRSLKTYAADYAAALKA from the coding sequence ATGAGCAACAAGATTCTCGTTGTCGGCGCGACGGGCACAGTCGGCAGGCATGTGGTGGATGGGCTTCTGGCCAAGGGCGAGACCGTCAAGGCCGCCTCCCGCACGGGCAAACCCGTGACCGGCGCCGAAGGCGTTGTCTTCGACCATGGCAAACCAGAAACCCATGGCCCAGCCTTCGAGGGCGTCGACCGCGCCTATGTGCTGCTGCCTTCCGGCTATGTCGATGCCAAGGGCCTGCTGCTGCCCGTCATCGAAGCGGCCGCCAGCCGCAAGGTCAAGGTCGTGTTCCAGAGCGTTTTCGGCGTCGACGCCGATGACTCCATTCCCTATCGCCAGGTCGAGATCGCGCTGGAGAAATCAGGAACACCTTACGTCATCCTGCGCCCGAACTGGTTCGCCGACAATTTCCACACCTTCTGGAAACCAGGCATCGACCATGGCCAGATCGCGCTCCCGGCGGCCGAGGGCAAGTCGAGCTTCATCGACGCCCGCGACATCGCGGCAAGCGGCGTCGCCGCCCTCACCTCCGCGGCGTTCGACGGCAAGGCGTTCAACCTGACCGGACCGGAAGCCCTCTCCTATACGCAAGCCGCAGCAATCCTTTCCGAGGTCACCGGCAAGCCGATCGCTTACAACGCCATCACGGACGAAGCCTTCATCGGCATTCTCACCGGCGCCGGCGTGCCGGCCGACTATGCGAGCTTCCTCGCTTCGATCTTCTATCCGGTCCGCCAGGGCTGGACGGCCGTCGTTACCGGCGATGTCGAGAAGCTGACCGGCAAGGCACCGCGCTCGCTGAAGACTTACGCAGCTGATTATGCCGCGGCGCTGAAGGCGTAA